Below is a window of Oceanibaculum nanhaiense DNA.
CAAACTTATATTTCGTTGAGCATCTCAGTTGTCCATGATCGATCGTCACTCCGCCATTGCCCACGCCGCCCGCCGGCTATCACGATCTGCTGCGGTCGCTTCTGGACGACGCCGTATCGGCGCTGCGCGGCACGCCGACGCTGCTGAAGCGGAATGGCCGCAGAATTGGATAGGCTGACGCACTCATTTCTTGAAGGGCGCGAGAGCCGTCTGCGGGAGAGCGCATGAGTGAACTACGTGCTCCAGGCGCGCACTGCCGTGCAACGCCGAACGATATCCTCGACTGCCAGCGCCAGCAGCTCGCTGTCGGCCTCGGTTCCATCCACTTCCGCGAGCAGCTTCTCGGCTGCCGGGATCATCCGCTCGGCCATATCGAGCAATTGGCGAAGCACGTAGCGGGGACGGAAGTCGGTCTCCCGGGCGAAGGCTTCCCAGTTTTCCGGCGTCAGCGTGAGTGGATCACGATTGCCCCCGACGAACATCGCCAGCCGCGGACGTTGCTCCTTGTAGAGGGATCTGAAAGCAGCGGCGTTGTTTACATCATAGAGCTGACTGAGCTCGATCCGGTCTAGCCGATAGACCAGAGAGTAGTTCTTGGCGTGGGCATCGGGGTTGCCAACCAGGAACTGGAAAATCGCGCGATCAAGAAGTTGTGTGCGGGCCGTGACGACGTCCGTGACACTCTTCATCAGCTCGAAACATTCCTGCCAGCCCGGCCCGCCATCCTTTTCGTACTTCTGCCGCGGAAAGCGCCCGAGCGCCTGGCAGAAATCCTCCTGATGCAAGCGACGGAAAACATCTTGCCCGTTCACCCCGACACGGTCGTATCGCCGGATGACCATGTAGGGCGTGTCCTTGACCACTCGGATGGTCGAGAATGGCACCGGGATGCCGACGGCCGCCGCCAGGCGCAGGCAGAAATGCTCGACGCGGATCGAGTCCGGCAGACCGTCAATGTCGACCTTTAGAATGTGAGTGCTAGGGGTATGCCCTCTCGGCAACGCGATCTTGCGATCGACAACACCGACCCCAGCCTTGTGGTGGACCCCGGCTAGAGACAGCCGCAGCTCTCCGTCGGCGTCGATAAACAGCGGCCGCCGCGGCAAGGCCTCGATATATTCGGCAAGCCGATCATCGTCCAACACGTCCCATTTCGTCTCGACGTTCTCGTCGGCGATCACCTCATCATCGAGAGGCACAACGGTGACCGCGCCCGGGCAGTCGCGGCCAAGTTGGTAGAGCAGTGCGTAATCATCGGCAGCGTCGACCTGCAGATAGCGCGCCAGAGCCTCGCGCGTCCGCTGGGAGTCCGGCAGCAGCCCATCGAAGAACGGACCGGCGCGATCGTGGTCGTAGGGATCTGGTGAGAGAGGGAGCGCCAGGGAGAGGGGATGATGCGGCAATTGCTTGCGCTCAAGCCAGCCCTGTTCGTAGCGAAACGACAGTTCCCCGTCCTTGGCAACGTCGAGGACGCCAACAGGAAGACCGTAGAGTCGGATGGATGCGGGCATCAGAATTCCGATCCAGCGTCTGATGGATCACTCGCCGAGACTGCCGCCGGTGAGAACGTGATCGTCACACCCAGCAACACCAGCACCTTGAGCACAATCGACATCGGCGGATCGACGCGACCACGCTCGAAGTCACTAACCCATTTCTGCGAGGTCGCCGTCAGATCAGCGAGCTGGCTTTGGGTAAGCCCACGCCGCTTGCGCTCCTCTCGCAGAAAGTGGCGAACGTCGTCCACACCCCGAATGTGCATGTTTGATATCCTATTACCGCTCAGTGATAATACAGTGAGCAGCAAAGAAATATCACCGACTGGTCAAATTTCAAAATGGATAAGTGGAAAAATAACTGTTCAGTGTTAAACTGCGCCTCAACAGCGCATTGCAGCGCAGAAGGGAGTCGGTTTCAGTCTGAAAGCGGATTCGAGCAGCTCAAGGCGCAAAAAAAGACTGCCCGTGAGTTCCCACACGAGTTCCCACAGCGGTTCCCACAAGGGACGCTAAGTTATTGAAATATATAGGGTAAAAAGCAATGGCGTCCCCAAGGGGATTCGAACCCCTGTCGCCGCCGTGAAAGGGCGGTGTCCTAGGCCTCTAGACGATGGGGACGTCGAGGCGCTGTGCGCGGAGGAACATACTGGGTCGGGGCGGAAAATCAAGAACGAAAGGCGAAATTCCGCCGTTAAATTCCGGAGGGAAGATTCGCGGTATCGAATGGCCCGGATTATTGCGCCGATGCCGCGTCGTCGATCAGCAACTGCACCTTCTCGTTGCCCTGCCAGCGGTCGATCCGGAGATGCCCGGCAATGTGCAGCGGCAGCGATCGCGCCTTCAGCAGCGCTTCGCCCAGCGGCGTCTCCAGCGCCCGGAAGGCAATCGCTTTCAGCCGTCTTCCGTCAGCATCGCCAAGCTGGCAACGTACATGATTTTCCCCGACCACATCGGCGCCCAGGATACGCGCCGCCGGGAAGGCGAAGCGCGGCTCCGGATTGCCGACGCCGAACGGCCCGACGCGGCCCAGTGTCTCCAGCAGGTCCAGCGTGGCTCCCCCGGGCCTGAGTGCGCCATCGATGGACAGTACAGGCGTTGCCTCGCCGCCTTCCAGCCAGTCTGCGGCGCGCGCGGTCAGGAACTCCCGGAAGGCGTCCAGCTTGGCGCGCTCCAGCGTGAAGCCCGCCGCCATCGCATGGCCGCCGCCATTCACCAGCAGGCCCGCCTGATGCGCGGCGATCACCGCCGGCCCGAGCGCGAAACCGGCGATCGAGCGGCCCGACCCCTTGCCGATACCCTGTTCGTCGAAGGCGATGACCAGCGCCGGGCGGTGGAAGCGTTCCTTCAACCGGCCGGCGACGATACCGATGACGCCGGGGTGCCAGCCCTCGCCTGTTGCCACCAGCAGCGGCCCATCGGCATGGCGCTCGACCTGGGCCAGCGCCTCCTCCTGCACGGATTGTTCGATCAGCTTTCGCTCGGTATTGAAGCTGTCCAGCTCGGCCGCCAGGCTTGCCGCCTCTCCCGCATCCTCGGTGGAGAGCAGCCGCGTGCCAAGATCGGCGCGCCCGACCCGGCCGCCGGCATTCACGCGCGGCCCCAGCAGGAAGCCCAGGTGATAGGTGCCGGGCGCCTCGTCGATGCGGGCAACCTCCGACAGCGCGCGCAGCCCGGTATTGTTGCGCCAGCCCATCACCTTCAGCCCCTGCGCCACCAGCGCCCGGTTCAGGCCGGTCAGCGGCACCACGTCGCAGACCGTGCCAAGCGCCACCAGGTCGAGCCATTGCATCAGATCGGGTTCGGGGCGGCTGGCGTACCACCCCTCCTCCCGCAGCCTGCGGTTCAGTGCCACCACCAGCAGGAAGGCGACGCCGACGGCAGCCAGCTGGCCGTGCGGGCTGTCCTCGTCCAGCCGGTTGGGATTGACCACGGCAATGGCGCGCGGCAAGGAGGGCTCGGCGACATGATGATCGACGACGATCATGTCGAGGCCGGCCTCTGATGCGGCCTCCAGCGGGGCGAAGGCGGTGATGCCGCAATCGACGGTGATGCAGACGGCGGCCCCTTCCCGCTTCAGCGCCAGCAGCGCCGGGGCGTTCGGGCCATAGCCTTCGGTCATGCGGTCGGGAATATAGACGCGCGGCTTACCGCCGACCGCCGTCAGGAAGCGGTGCAGCAACGCCGTGGAGGTGGCACCATCGACATCATAATCGCCGAAGATGGCGATCTTTTCGCCG
It encodes the following:
- a CDS encoding type II toxin-antitoxin system HipA family toxin — its product is MPASIRLYGLPVGVLDVAKDGELSFRYEQGWLERKQLPHHPLSLALPLSPDPYDHDRAGPFFDGLLPDSQRTREALARYLQVDAADDYALLYQLGRDCPGAVTVVPLDDEVIADENVETKWDVLDDDRLAEYIEALPRRPLFIDADGELRLSLAGVHHKAGVGVVDRKIALPRGHTPSTHILKVDIDGLPDSIRVEHFCLRLAAAVGIPVPFSTIRVVKDTPYMVIRRYDRVGVNGQDVFRRLHQEDFCQALGRFPRQKYEKDGGPGWQECFELMKSVTDVVTARTQLLDRAIFQFLVGNPDAHAKNYSLVYRLDRIELSQLYDVNNAAAFRSLYKEQRPRLAMFVGGNRDPLTLTPENWEAFARETDFRPRYVLRQLLDMAERMIPAAEKLLAEVDGTEADSELLALAVEDIVRRCTAVRAWST
- a CDS encoding helix-turn-helix domain-containing protein, giving the protein MHIRGVDDVRHFLREERKRRGLTQSQLADLTATSQKWVSDFERGRVDPPMSIVLKVLVLLGVTITFSPAAVSASDPSDAGSEF
- the recJ gene encoding single-stranded-DNA-specific exonuclease RecJ encodes the protein MADPAAFLNVERSLTGRRWIARGQAADWQSTERSGLALSQRLGLPEILGQVLAARGIDLEAADGFLNPTLRASLTDPYELKDMAKAAERLAAAVMHGEKIAIFGDYDVDGATSTALLHRFLTAVGGKPRVYIPDRMTEGYGPNAPALLALKREGAAVCITVDCGITAFAPLEAASEAGLDMIVVDHHVAEPSLPRAIAVVNPNRLDEDSPHGQLAAVGVAFLLVVALNRRLREEGWYASRPEPDLMQWLDLVALGTVCDVVPLTGLNRALVAQGLKVMGWRNNTGLRALSEVARIDEAPGTYHLGFLLGPRVNAGGRVGRADLGTRLLSTEDAGEAASLAAELDSFNTERKLIEQSVQEEALAQVERHADGPLLVATGEGWHPGVIGIVAGRLKERFHRPALVIAFDEQGIGKGSGRSIAGFALGPAVIAAHQAGLLVNGGGHAMAAGFTLERAKLDAFREFLTARAADWLEGGEATPVLSIDGALRPGGATLDLLETLGRVGPFGVGNPEPRFAFPAARILGADVVGENHVRCQLGDADGRRLKAIAFRALETPLGEALLKARSLPLHIAGHLRIDRWQGNEKVQLLIDDAASAQ